A genome region from Anastrepha obliqua isolate idAnaObli1 chromosome 4, idAnaObli1_1.0, whole genome shotgun sequence includes the following:
- the LOC129245129 gene encoding proton-associated sugar transporter A codes for MVGVAAAASEQSMSSTKNPMIKYMLKARENHARNQKHDYSHVFRLKTRFEMFRLAVIAMAIEFAYAAETSFVSPILLQIGIDHKLMTMAWGVSPVIGFFISPLLGSISDRCTLNWGRRRPIITVLSVGILTGLILVPYGKDLGLLLGDIGYNTTTTNNLTATNDGLAAALVSSDAENTDGPVTANFKFAAILTILGMVLLDLNADTCQTPARTYMLDVCVPEDQARGLTTFSLLAGFGGTIGYAIGGIDWEKTKFGAALGGNIPTVFGMVTIIFIICYFVTITTFREIPLRLIERDEMLRPLSATAIKKEITKKNNAVYYIKETDALELEYAKQEEKYDMESYQNGYSPAMANTNKDNQPSQSTPSNNNKTMAVELDEGMDAPITLAKYLKSIFVMPRSMRILALTNLLCWMGHVTYCLYFTDFVGEAVFHGDPTAPPGSEAAELYEAGIRFGCWGMSVYALSCSIYSISVTKLRKLLGTKVVYITGILYYGVGMLILAIWPTKWGVIVFSTSAGILYGTIFTIPYILVANYHAKDCFRMHNGESVPLKQARGLGTDVAIISSMVFIAQLVISLSIGPLISWMKTTCAILYASTFLASIAAISAMFVLYV; via the exons ATGGTTGGTGTAGCCGCAGCTGCCAGTGAGCAGAGTATGTCATCGACGAAAAATCCTATGATTAAATATATGTTGAAAGCTCGCGAAAACCATGCTCGTAATCAGAAACACGACTACTCACACGTCTTCCGGCTCAAGACGCGTTTTGAAATGTTTCGGCTTGCCGTTATTGCAATGGCCATAGAGTTTGCCTATGCGGCCGAAACGTCCTTCGTGTCCCCGATCTTATTACAGATTGGCATCGATCACAAACTTATGACCATGGCCTGGGGCGTTTCTCCCGTTATTGGGTTTTTCATCTCGCCATTATTAGGATCGATTAGTGATCGTTGTACACTTAATTGGGGTAGACGTCGACCGATCATTACTGTCCTATCGGTGGGTATCTTAACAGGCTTGATACTGGTGCCTTACGGAAAAGATCTTGGTTTGTTATTGGGCGATATTGGATATAATACAACCACAACCAATAATTTAACGGCTACGAATGATGGATTAGCGGCTGCTTTAGTTTCATCTGACGCAGAAAACACGGATGGGCCGGTTACAGCGAATTTCAAATTTGCTGCGATATTGACAATACTTGGCATGGTACTGTTGGACCTGAATGCAGATACTTGTCAAACACCGGCTCGTACGTACATGTTGGATGTGTGTGTACCTGAGGATCAGGCACGTGgcctaaccaccttttcactgTTGGCAGGTTTCGGTGGTACGATTGGTTATGCCATCGGTGGCATCGACTGggagaaaacaaaatttg GCGCAGCATTAGGTGGCAACATTCCTACGGTTTTTGGAATGGTCACCATTATATTCATCATTTGTTACTTTGTCACCATTACAACGTTCCGCGAAATTCCACTGAGGTTAATCGAAAGAGACGAAATGTTGAGACCCCTTTCAGCCACTGCTATTAAGAAGGAAATaaccaaaaagaacaacgcTGTTTATTACATTAAAGag ACCGATGCTTTGGAGCTAGAATATGCTAAACAGGAAGAAAAGTATGACATGGAAAGCTACCAAAATGGTTATTCACCAGCCATGGCAAACACAAATAAAGATAATCAACCATCTCAGTCTACACCCAGCAATAACAATAAGACAATGGCTGTTGAACTGGATGAAGGCATGGACGCGCCTATCACATTGGCAAAGTACTTGAAGAGCATTTTCGTGATGCCCCGTTCAATGCGAATACTCGCACTGACAAACCTTCTCTGCTGGATGGGTCATGTGACATACTGTTTGTACTTTACGGACTTCGTTGGGGAGGCGGTATTCCATGGAGATCCAACC GCTCCACCCGGCTCAGAGGCAGCTGAGTTGTATGAAGCCGGTATTCGCTTTGGTTGTTGGGGAATGTCTGTGTACGCTTTATCTTGTTCTATTTATTCGATTTCGGTAACCAAGCTGAGGAAGCTATTAGG AACTAAAGTTGTTTACATTACTGGCATACTGTACTATGGCGTCGGTATGTTAATATTGGCCATCTGGCCAACCAAGTGGGGTGTCATCGTGTTTAGTACTTCAGCGGGCATACTGTATGGCACTATTTTCACAATCCCATACATTCTGGTGGCCAACTATCATGCAAAAGATTGT TTCCGCATGCACAATGGCGAATCAGTTCCTCTGAAACAGGCCCGTGGCTTAGGCACAGATGTGGCGATCATTAGCAGTATGGTATTTATAGCGCAGCTGGTAATCTCATTGTCTATAGGTCCATTAATTTCATGGATGAAGACGACTTGTGCCATATTATATGCATCTACATTTTTAGCGTCAATTGCTGCAATATCTGCaatgtttgttttatatgtgtaa